One window of the Salvia miltiorrhiza cultivar Shanhuang (shh) unplaced genomic scaffold, IMPLAD_Smil_shh original_scaffold_358, whole genome shotgun sequence genome contains the following:
- the LOC131004265 gene encoding uncharacterized protein LOC131004265 isoform X1 has product MTLEQLENLTWEDFKTEIHDKYIPKSYRKKKETEFFNLKQNKMSVTEYDRAFCDMSRYAPHLIDTDEKMAEKFRSGLRHEIKMALAGHGNLTHSEALSRALDVEAAMPEDRPTQTQASGNNDRGKRKWDGNNNNNRGYYNNQDNKRPWQGNMMPQGQWQGRPVNPGSAGNNQGQLRAPLCPKCSKSHHGICLAGSNTCFKCGQKGHFARDCQGKPQGGMRGPNQPGQVQPLRAIQGQQLLYPPPQQQYRPAARPPQIPQARAYALHKNKQGNNQGNLAGPGDRK; this is encoded by the exons atgaccctcgaacaattggaaaacctgacttgggaagacttcaagACGGAGATCCACGATAAAtacattcccaagagctacagaaagaagaaagagacggagtttttcaatctgaaacaaaacaagatgtccgtgacggaatacgatcgcgctttctgcgacatgtctcgctatgcccctcatctgatcgacactgatgaaaagatggccgagaagtttcgttcaggccttaggcatgagatcaagatggcgcttgctggtcatggtaatctcacccactctgaggcacttagcagagccctggatgttgaagcagccatgcctgaagaccgcccaacccagactcaagcttcgggaaacaacgatcgtgggaagagaaaatgggatggcaacaacaacaataataggggttactacaacaaccaagataacaagaggccatggcaaggaaacatgatgccacaagggcaatggcaaggacgaccagtcaatccaggatcagctggaaacaatcagggccagctcagggcacctttgtgtcccaaatgctccaagtcacatcacggcatatgcttggctggcagcaatacctgctttaagtgtggccagaagggccattttgccagAGACTGCCAAGGAAAACCACAAGGAGGAATGAGAGGGCCGAATCAGCCGGGCCAAGTACAACCACTCAGGGCTATCCAAGGCCAACAGTTACTCTACCCACCACCACAGCAGCAGTATCGACCTGCGGCACGTCCACCGCAAATTCCACAGGCAAGAGCCTATGCCTTGCACAAGAATAAGCAAGGAAACAACCAAGGGaatttggcag gtccgggcgacagaaagtga
- the LOC131004265 gene encoding uncharacterized protein LOC131004265 isoform X2 produces the protein MTLEQLENLTWEDFKTEIHDKYIPKSYRKKKETEFFNLKQNKMSVTEYDRAFCDMSRYAPHLIDTDEKMAEKFRSGLRHEIKMALAGHGNLTHSEALSRALDVEAAMPEDRPTQTQASGNNDRGKRKWDGNNNNNRGYYNNQDNKRPWQGNMMPQGQWQGRPVNPGSAGNNQGQLRAPLCPKCSKSHHGICLAGSNTCFKCGQKGHFARDCQGKPQGGMRGPNQPGQVQPLRAIQGQQLLYPPPQQQYRPAARPPQIPQARAYALHKNKQGNNQGNLAG, from the exons atgaccctcgaacaattggaaaacctgacttgggaagacttcaagACGGAGATCCACGATAAAtacattcccaagagctacagaaagaagaaagagacggagtttttcaatctgaaacaaaacaagatgtccgtgacggaatacgatcgcgctttctgcgacatgtctcgctatgcccctcatctgatcgacactgatgaaaagatggccgagaagtttcgttcaggccttaggcatgagatcaagatggcgcttgctggtcatggtaatctcacccactctgaggcacttagcagagccctggatgttgaagcagccatgcctgaagaccgcccaacccagactcaagcttcgggaaacaacgatcgtgggaagagaaaatgggatggcaacaacaacaataataggggttactacaacaaccaagataacaagaggccatggcaaggaaacatgatgccacaagggcaatggcaaggacgaccagtcaatccaggatcagctggaaacaatcagggccagctcagggcacctttgtgtcccaaatgctccaagtcacatcacggcatatgcttggctggcagcaatacctgctttaagtgtggccagaagggccattttgccagAGACTGCCAAGGAAAACCACAAGGAGGAATGAGAGGGCCGAATCAGCCGGGCCAAGTACAACCACTCAGGGCTATCCAAGGCCAACAGTTACTCTACCCACCACCACAGCAGCAGTATCGACCTGCGGCACGTCCACCGCAAATTCCACAGGCAAGAGCCTATGCCTTGCACAAGAATAAGCAAGGAAACAACCAAGGGaatttggcag gttga